Proteins encoded by one window of Planktothrix tepida PCC 9214:
- a CDS encoding alpha/beta hydrolase produces the protein MSNFAELGRFFFEGLEVYPNIAYRQINDVRVYLDIYKPRNLTGTNKTLVAIHGGGWISGTKEEVLPQLIPFLTQGWSVVNVEYRLGTVALAPAAVEDVRCALRWVFSNGSKYQFDLNKIVVIGGSAGGHLATLCSILPNSAGFDRLTEISDYNHSENLPKLNVAAIINLFGIMDVNDILSGINRKDYAVFWFGKQPNIEELAHKISPINYVRSGLPPVLTIHGNQDELVPYQQAVKMHQKLDDFRVPNQLLTLTGAGHGNFSPEQAYLIYQTIQDFLQTY, from the coding sequence ATGTCCAATTTTGCTGAACTGGGACGTTTCTTTTTCGAGGGGTTAGAGGTTTACCCCAATATTGCCTATCGTCAAATCAATGATGTTAGGGTTTATTTGGATATCTATAAGCCCAGAAACCTCACAGGAACAAATAAAACCTTAGTTGCCATTCATGGAGGAGGGTGGATATCGGGAACCAAGGAGGAAGTGCTTCCACAATTGATTCCGTTTTTAACTCAAGGATGGTCTGTTGTTAATGTTGAATATCGTTTAGGAACTGTCGCGTTAGCTCCGGCGGCGGTTGAAGATGTTCGTTGTGCCTTGCGTTGGGTATTTTCCAATGGGTCTAAATATCAATTTGACCTCAATAAAATTGTTGTAATTGGGGGTTCAGCCGGAGGACATTTAGCAACTTTATGTAGTATTTTACCCAATTCTGCTGGATTCGATAGATTGACTGAAATCTCTGATTACAATCACTCTGAAAACTTACCCAAACTAAACGTTGCTGCCATTATTAATTTGTTTGGGATTATGGATGTTAACGATATTCTAAGCGGAATTAATCGCAAAGATTATGCAGTTTTTTGGTTTGGAAAACAACCCAATATCGAGGAATTAGCTCATAAAATTTCCCCGATTAATTATGTTCGCTCTGGATTACCCCCTGTATTAACAATTCATGGAAATCAAGATGAATTAGTTCCCTATCAACAAGCGGTTAAAATGCACCAAAAGTTAGATGACTTTAGGGTTCCTAATCAATTATTAACCTTAACAGGGGCAGGACATGGTAACTTTTCCCCAGAACAAGCTTATTTAATCTATCAAACTATTCAAGACTTTTTGCAAACTTATTAA
- the petM gene encoding cytochrome b6-f complex subunit PetM: protein MEMQYMTGEIFSTALVCFSLILVGLGGGFLLLKIQGGE from the coding sequence ATGGAGATGCAATACATGACAGGAGAAATCTTCTCAACCGCCCTGGTCTGCTTTTCTTTAATTCTCGTCGGTCTTGGTGGTGGCTTTCTGTTACTGAAAATCCAAGGCGGAGAATAG
- a CDS encoding NB-ARC domain-containing protein, producing the protein MAGLLRASEEGLKIMDMVRRNLGWNKTEDAWCLAALVSTATLKRFWARIGIRRENFINICKAVEIENWEYIAEGYKIKKTEPLLAAAIADIPLNSETDKNFPLPENLPPVRNWVNRTKELDILKASITNSDITAISIVGLPGIGKTSLISQLIRQLHTENTCFTAVVWQSLESATGKAPPFDRIIDSLLFTLSNGDITAENDCGKKTENLLKILREKHCLLVFDRADTLLKAGKAKAAGYFSENCTEYAWLFKQLLETEHQSKILFTSRESLAELPPSLTREIQLNGLNQDAAITLLKYFNLTGNEEELAELSARYQGHPKALQLVASLIRDDDEFQGNVGKFLQDRDWLLIRDIKKLIDEIIARLSEIEQTCLSRISVYQTSEYPLSFAAIATQMPEVSKYELKENIILALKRRQLLYYDCQRESYKLHPLVQEKGDRLLNQNPKNVSIAHRQAYRYYISIPLKPKSEWQNIEDIKPLIRAHYHASQAEDLDAAKAIIAEVGEVIDWVRGFIQIFVTHRAMLTIPVRLLTVEESEETEEIKVQAKNQFSPTSPAPPAPPTPLFSALDFQ; encoded by the coding sequence ATGGCGGGTTTACTCAGGGCGTCTGAAGAAGGGCTAAAAATCATGGACATGGTAAGACGCAATCTCGGATGGAATAAAACTGAAGATGCTTGGTGTCTCGCTGCTTTAGTTTCAACAGCTACCTTAAAGCGGTTTTGGGCTAGAATAGGAATTAGACGAGAGAACTTTATCAATATTTGCAAAGCAGTAGAAATAGAAAACTGGGAATACATAGCTGAAGGCTATAAAATTAAGAAAACAGAACCACTTTTAGCTGCCGCGATCGCAGATATCCCCCTAAACTCTGAAACTGATAAAAACTTCCCCCTCCCTGAAAATTTACCCCCCGTGAGAAATTGGGTAAATCGCACAAAAGAACTTGATATTTTAAAAGCTTCTATTACTAACTCAGATATCACAGCTATCTCAATTGTTGGATTACCAGGTATCGGAAAAACCTCCCTGATCAGCCAATTAATCCGCCAATTACACACAGAAAATACCTGCTTTACCGCCGTCGTTTGGCAATCATTAGAATCGGCAACAGGTAAAGCACCGCCCTTTGATCGCATAATTGACTCCCTGCTATTTACCCTTTCCAACGGCGACATTACTGCTGAAAATGACTGTGGCAAAAAAACTGAAAATCTGCTCAAAATCCTTAGAGAAAAACATTGCTTGCTCGTTTTCGATCGCGCTGACACACTTTTGAAAGCAGGAAAGGCAAAAGCTGCTGGTTATTTCTCCGAAAATTGTACCGAATATGCTTGGTTATTCAAACAACTATTAGAAACAGAACATCAAAGCAAAATCCTATTCACCAGTCGTGAAAGTTTAGCGGAATTACCACCAAGTCTTACCCGTGAAATCCAGCTAAATGGACTCAATCAAGATGCAGCAATTACCTTATTAAAATATTTTAATCTAACAGGGAATGAAGAAGAATTAGCCGAATTATCAGCACGCTATCAAGGACATCCTAAAGCCTTGCAATTGGTAGCTTCCTTAATTCGGGATGATGACGAATTTCAGGGAAATGTAGGAAAATTTTTGCAGGATAGAGACTGGTTATTAATCCGAGATATCAAAAAGTTAATTGATGAAATAATAGCGCGTCTTAGTGAAATAGAGCAAACTTGTCTGAGCCGAATTTCTGTCTATCAAACTTCAGAATATCCCCTATCTTTTGCTGCAATTGCTACTCAAATGCCAGAAGTGAGTAAATATGAACTCAAAGAAAATATTATCCTGGCTCTCAAGCGTCGGCAATTGCTATATTATGATTGCCAACGCGAATCCTATAAATTGCATCCCCTAGTCCAAGAAAAAGGCGATCGCTTGTTGAATCAAAACCCTAAAAATGTCAGCATAGCCCATCGTCAAGCTTATCGTTATTATATCAGTATTCCGCTCAAACCTAAATCTGAATGGCAAAATATTGAGGATATTAAGCCCTTAATCAGAGCGCACTATCATGCGTCTCAGGCAGAAGATTTAGACGCAGCAAAGGCGATAATTGCTGAAGTAGGCGAGGTTATTGATTGGGTGCGGGGTTTTATCCAGATATTTGTCACCCACCGAGCAATGCTGACTATCCCAGTTAGACTGTTGACGGTTGAGGAGTCAGAGGAAACAGAGGAAATAAAGGTACAGGCCAAAAACCAATTTTCTCCCACCTCCCCGGCTCCCCCGGCTCCTCCTACTCCCCTATTCTCCGCCTTGGATTTTCAGTAA